TGTCCCTTTTACCTCTACCTCCACTCTTCATTCTTCACATTTttatcaccctctccctctctctccttccctccctccctccctccctccctccctttactttaatctgagttttcttttttctcccttttttctgatacctcaccctccctcacagAACGTCTCCCCTTtctgctgactctctctctctctctctctctctctctctctctctctctctctctctctctctctctctctctctctctctctctctctctctctctctctctctctctctctctctctctctctctctccacctacttttcatcattcactctactctttcctctccttcgcttccttaaTTAACTTATCGCTTCCCTCatggcctctcctcctcctcctcctcctcctcctcctcctcctcctcctcctcctcctcctcctcaacccttTCCTTACACACCCCcataccttcctttcctatacACTTCATtccccgtcctctctctcttcctccctccctccctcgtccagcccagccccgccccgccgctgtACGACCCCCAAACGACCACTAAACACGACCCCTGCCGGTAACAGGACCTCGTTAGCGTTAGGGtcaaggagaggtgaggggagaggagcagTAAGGGTGGTGTAGGTTGCTTAGGACTCTGTTAGGAAGGGGTAGTGGagatccgagagagagagagagagagagagagagagagagagagagagagagagagagagagagagagagagagagagagagatctgaaaggacaaataaaaaagaaacgtggaatggaataaatgagtgaatggatATTAGATATGAAATGTtagtgtagatagatagatagatcggtAAATagttatagatagataaaagaggaaaaggattaaTATACATTGATTACaagtatatctgtctgtctttcatttattttgatatCATTTGATTGATGctgtggcagtagtagtagttgtagttgtagtagtagtagtagtggtagtagtggtggtagaagtagtagtagtagtaatgataatgataataataataataataataataataataataataataataataataataataatacgtaaatTGTAACGTAAAATCCTTGCATCCCTAAGGGTGTAATTACGTTATTCTGGGTCATTATgggatttgctctctctctctctctctctctctctctctctctctctctctctctctctctctctctctctctctctctctctctctctctctctctctctctctctctctctctcatgagctTTCATATTTTGCTTCCAATACATTgttatataagtaaataagtattcttaaatatacatacattacTGAAATCAAACATTacgtaaacaaaaacaacggagaaaacattaatttttcacctttttttattcatttatttgtatttatttatattttttcacacCTGGCTTAATTaagtttcctgtttttttttctttcatgcgttttttttttttttttcatgttttcgctctccttccttcattccctcccttccttcccctcctcccttccaacGTCAAGATTTTATCCTACCCTGTAAGGCTTCTCTGGCagggtgtgggaggggaggaagggatggaagaagggggaactagtcctcctcctcctcctcctcctcctcctcctcctcctcctcctcctcctcctcctcctcctcctcctcccttcccttcgctcATCTGATCCACCTCCTCTCAAACTCTCTccgtgtttctcttctcttctttcgcatctcctgtccttttctcctcctccttgacctgctcctcctcctcctcctcctcctcttcttcgttcttgttctcttctttcttcctctccttgtcttcgtcttcgttcttctcttttttattctcctcgtattttttgctgttgttcttcttcaagttcttgttcatgttcttcttcttgttactgttcttccttttcttcttcttcttcttattattattattattatcattattattattattattattattattattattattattattattattattattattattattattattattctccttctcctcctcctcctcctcctcctcctcctcctcgtcgtcgtctcatttatttacttctcctttacttccatCTTTCCATtatacattcattcatcttattatctctctctctctctctctctctctctctctctctctctctctctctctctctctctctctctctctctctctctctctctctctctctctctctctctctctctctctcgtccttcataattttcacatttacgttccgagagagagagagagagagagagagagagagagagagagagagagagagagagagagagagagagagagagagagagaggctggcagACATGGCGTGACTTCAAGAAATATTTTGATCCTTAATTATGAAAATGGTGGAGGGTAATTCTAGTTTATGCCTCGCGATTACGTTGTTTTGTAGCGGTgttatggaggagagagagagagagagagagagagagagagagagagagagagagagagagagagagagagagagagagagagagattgcactGTAACATCCgcctatataaataaatacggaTTTGGAAAgttgaatacattttttttctgtatttatgaCAAACgctctaaataataataatgataataataataataataataataataataataataataataataataataaagagcgaggaaacaaaggaaaggatttaATGAGCTGTTTCTCTGGCTCATTGACGTCACTTtctggcaacaacaacaacaatcaactgaagaggaagtgaaggaaaagttttGTCGCGCTGTTTCTCAGAACCATTTCAtcatgtggtgttgtgttgcaggcGTGGGCATCGTGCTGATCACTGTGTCCGGTGTGGCGTGGCACCTCACCTCGCGGGACGCTCCTTGCCGCGTGATGCTTGGCCTGGCGCCCCACGACCCGGCACGTGGTGAGCCTCGCCGATTTATGGCCCGCATGGCTCCCGCGTTCGGCCGCCCTCACCATCCCTATgccggtgagtgtgtgtgtgtgtgtgtgtgtgtgtggttaacaGGTTTTATATGAATGATTTTGTCCtcttcataatgtttttttttgttttactactGCTCATATTTTTGCGCATATCACTTCTTCTTTTGGTATATTCCACTGACCTCTTATTATTATACTCTATCTGAAGAGCGCAGACTTGTTTAATATCCACAACCTGCTTTATATAACGTATTGGTGCCCTCTTCATAGTCACTTTATAACTAGTATGTGTATAGAACCTTTTTATTCTGATATCAAGCAAATCAAAcacatttccttcatctccagTCCTTAACCTCGTTGCCCGCTCCTCCCTGCCCAGGCCTCCACATAACACTTGCCCACCTTGCAGCCATGATGTACCCAGAGTTCCAGTACCGTCCGCCACCGCCGAGCTACCAGGCCTCCATGCAGGAGTACCGCCtccgcctgctgctgctggaccGCCACCAGGCCTCCCAGGCGCCTTCTCCCCCGCCCACCTACCGCTCTGGTGCCCACAACCTGCGAGGGTGAGCTTTCTGCatccactttttttcattcatttgtgTTGCTCTGTACTTGTGTTTCCTTATTTGTGTTTCAGTTTATCTCGAAAAGAAAGTTATTATGCATTGATATTTCCACACATTTGTACATGTTTACTTACTTGTGCTTCAGCTTATCTCAGAATGAAAGTTATTTCATGTACTGATATCTTCTCGTAAAAGCCTCACTATTGGTtattttttgtgcattatttgaaaaaaaagttagattgAGTGGACATACTTACACTTAGAACCATATTCATCCTACATCAGACCTCCACAGACACACCTTGAAGGGCACGCTCTATCAATAAATGTTTTTATCGCTTATTAaggctattttcaaagaccacagcacaaaatccttgttaaactaccacaaTCAGTAAAACCCCACCATTTTTCATTAGAGTCCTGTTAAGAGTAGGGGACTGGAAtctgagggttttttttttttctctctctctctcccttggctggtgtccctcctacatgaaaaaaaaaaaaaactcaagttgATAGACCAGAACCTTTGAGACCTGCACCTTTGAGTCACTATGGCACCTCTTCCACAGCCTGACAGTGAACACACTGGGCCGGGAGAGCAACTACAGCCAGCCGCCAAGCTACAGGTCCAGGGAAGGCTCCGTGTCCCACAACCCTGATGCAGCAGTGCCGTCCTCCCACCCAGGCGGCTCCATCAACCCCGCACACTCCCGGGACCCCTCCTGcctgtccttcctctcccacgaTTCCATCTACTCTGGGGGTGCGCCTCCCTCCCAGGATGGCTCAATGCGCGCCGCACCAATGGAGCAGGACAAGGTGGCCGTCATGGAGGACTCCGCCCCGCCGCCAGCCAAGAAAGACGGCCGGAAGGATGACAACACTGTCACCATCGTGCAGACCACTGACTCCTCGCAGGTGATTGGCTCAGACGCCGTGGTGGTGACTGTCTCTGGCTCAAACTCCAACTATGTGAGCGCCCCGCCCCAGCCGCCCCCCGCCGCTGACGCGGAGATATCCGTCCTAGCGCATCTTTGACCTCAGATCTTGCCTGTTGAATCTGAACTCTGATTCTAGTGTACTGTTTCCACCCCATGTAAGGTATGTAAGTGTTACTAGTGTTCGTGAGCAGATGATgggtatataaatatataaatatatacagaaatctatatatacatgtatgtattttcATATGTCATGCTAAATATTTATAAATGAAGGATGAAGGCTCGATACCTCACAGCCTTATTTTTGAAAAGTTGTTGAACAGATGTAATTAAATTTATGACTGTGATCACTTCACACTGAGAGACATCGCGTACATGCTCCAGACATTTGATAGATGAGCATGCCATCAGGACGCCACTCACTGGAGCACAAGTGTCCAGACATCCATACAGTAAAATTTGCACCTAACCCTCGGACAGCTGAGCAGCTCATGAGATACTGAGCAGCTGGCTGGAAGGAGGGAATTTTGCCCCTTAAGAATATATACACTGATCCTGTGGGACTGCTGAGCCTGTATGTATATAGTTAGTGTACAGTGTAGccctcaccacacactgggGTTGGAGGaagtacatttatttttttcctgaagcttctttacttttctctagTTTCCTTCATGGTGACCTGTCAATGTCCAGGATCTTTCTGAGGGATTGTTGGATTGCTCTCATTCTCCTCACACTGAGAACACTTGGAGAACATGCAGAGGATGATGAGCTAGATACCACTGGGTTGAAGCTGGTAGTGTGTGGTAGCTATCTGTCTGATCCTGGTTAGGACTTGTGGGACACTGAAAAGCTGTCTCTAATGTCTGTTGTCTGCACATACAACCCTACTCTTGTGGcactaaatcaatcaatcagtcaggcTCCTCATGCTGCAGCCAGAGAGATTAGGGATTAGGATTAGTGGGACACTGAGAAGCTGTCCTAGGTGTCTATACTATTGTTGTGGCACTCAATCatccaatcagtcagtcactcaatcaaccaatcagtcagtcactcaatcaaccagtcagtcagtcttatGCTGCAGCCAGAGAGAGATCAGGGACAGTTCTGAGGTACTGGATCCTCTGTTCTCTGCTGCTCTGGCTAGTATTGGCCAGGCAAGGGCAGACAAGGGTGGGAGTGTAATGCAAAGAGTCTTCTGGTTCCCTTCAGCTGAAAGGAATCGGGTGAACTGGTAGGTTAAGTTTGAAGGAGACTTCCTCTTGTGGAGATTGATGGCAGGGGATTTAAACTCAAGGTTCTCAGTGGCTGGAAGTGGACTAATCAAGTGTCTGTCCTCTGTAGCACACCATACCCTCAGTTTGTCATCCTCAGAGTCACCACATAAGCAGGAGGGATGCTAACAGGACAGTTCAGATATCTGGATGCCAACTTCTGTCTTTCATTTGTTGATAATCTtcacattcttctcctcctcttactcctcccccCACATGTGGCTCATCAGGTCCTCACAAGCCATAAATTACATTGCCTTGCTCACACTCACATTCCCCCAAGTCTGTCTTTCCACACTGGCTGAGTGTTCACAGCCAATGAGTAACAAGTCactcctctgctcctcctgaGGCTGAGTGCTGCGGAGCCTCCTGACCCACTGCTCACGTGCAGGGAACATACAGACTGTCTCACATCTGATCATTTAAAAAGAATGTGACAAGTTGTATTTTTAATCACATCTGAATAGTGAAAACATTATCATGCATGTAAGAGATGTAAATAGTTAGCATTAAGCTTATATCTATAAGTATGTACCATGAAAGTGACCAAAAATAGTCATTATAGATTAGATTATGTTGCCAGCgttcttcctgtgatgtgggAGTGACAAGCAGGATCAGGAACCCTTGTATATCTGTCGCTGCTGAACACTTGTAGGGTGTTTGGTGTAGCAGCCACTGGCACACCCAGGCTGAGGGTGCCTACTTGTCACTGCTGCCCTGATGCTCTTGTGTCTTTTTGGGTGCTGTACTTCATTGCCTCACTTCCCCAGAGGAATTATGTCATGATTAAGGAAAATATCAGTACTGCATTTTTAGTGTTGCACTAATACCCAGCACATATCTGGGCACCTACAGTGTTCTGTGAACCAGTATGTTGTTTTATTGGAGTGAGCTGCCCACACCAGACAGGGGCTTGTACTGCTGCCTGGgactgtgcatgtgtgtgtgtatgtgtgtgtcatggaGAGGCACTGTGTGGCTCAGCTGAATGCCACACTTGGGATGAGATGACACACCAGGACAGGCTGCAGTGCTGTTGTGTGTAGCCAGTCAGTGACACGGCATGTTGATTATGTTGTTAATGTGTTCATTGATAATTCATTAAGTCTCATGCATGGGTACAAACTTTTGATGTACTGAATAACTAGGCCATAAAGATCATTTCTGAAATTTTTCATCCTATGATTTTTTGCAGTGTgactgaaaaaatgaaaaatatgccTTCTCACAATTACTGTGAAACTCTAACAAAACAAATCCTTCAGCTCTCTAATTTCCTTTCTGTTCATTCATAATCtagcattttcttccttttttttttcttcatt
The Scylla paramamosain isolate STU-SP2022 chromosome 3, ASM3559412v1, whole genome shotgun sequence genome window above contains:
- the LOC135095309 gene encoding uncharacterized protein LOC135095309, yielding MLDYCMCRMSRGSPRGPPYLGEEEAKSCCGLMVTQAVSIRWFIIMIAFVGLCCTVVGTVLGAVKTYNSEYVTITLLMIGVGIVLITVSGVAWHLTSRDAPCRVMLGLAPHDPARGEPRRFMARMAPAFGRPHHPYAAMMYPEFQYRPPPPSYQASMQEYRLRLLLLDRHQASQAPSPPPTYRSGAHNLRGLTVNTLGRESNYSQPPSYRSREGSVSHNPDAAVPSSHPGGSINPAHSRDPSCLSFLSHDSIYSGGAPPSQDGSMRAAPMEQDKVAVMEDSAPPPAKKDGRKDDNTVTIVQTTDSSQVIGSDAVVVTVSGSNSNYVSAPPQPPPAADAEISVLAHL